One Burkholderia pyrrocinia DNA segment encodes these proteins:
- a CDS encoding electron transfer flavoprotein subunit alpha/FixB family protein, with the protein MTILVIAEYDAPKEAPLGGNASIKAATLNTIAAAAEIGKFVGGDIHVLIAGHNAQAAADTAAKIAGVAKVLLADAPQLAEGLAENIEATVMNIAKDYSHILAPATAYGKNIAPRIAAKLDVAQISEITAVVSADTFERPIYAGNAIATVQSSDPVKVVTVRATGFDPVAAEGGSAAIEKIEAAADAGVSRFVSREVTKLDRPELTSANIIVSGGRGLGSGENYTKVLEPLADKLSAALGASRAAVDAGYVPNDYQVGQTGKIVAPQLYIAVGISGAIQHLAGMKDSKVIVAINKDPEAPIFSVADYGLVGDLFSTVPELHAELG; encoded by the coding sequence ATGACGATTCTGGTAATTGCAGAGTACGACGCCCCGAAGGAAGCCCCCTTGGGGGGCAACGCGTCGATCAAGGCGGCGACGCTGAACACGATTGCAGCGGCGGCCGAGATTGGCAAGTTCGTCGGTGGTGACATTCACGTGCTGATCGCGGGCCACAACGCGCAAGCGGCTGCAGACACAGCAGCAAAGATCGCGGGTGTTGCGAAGGTGCTGCTGGCCGACGCGCCGCAACTGGCCGAAGGCCTGGCCGAGAACATCGAAGCGACGGTAATGAACATCGCGAAGGATTACTCGCACATCCTCGCGCCGGCGACGGCCTACGGCAAGAACATCGCGCCGCGTATCGCCGCGAAGCTGGATGTCGCACAGATCTCCGAGATCACGGCGGTTGTTTCGGCTGATACGTTCGAGCGCCCGATCTACGCCGGCAACGCAATCGCGACGGTGCAGTCGAGCGACCCGGTCAAGGTCGTCACGGTGCGTGCGACGGGTTTCGATCCGGTTGCGGCCGAAGGCGGCAGCGCAGCGATCGAGAAGATCGAAGCAGCGGCCGATGCCGGCGTGTCGCGGTTCGTGAGCCGTGAAGTGACGAAGCTGGACCGTCCGGAACTCACCAGCGCGAACATCATCGTGTCGGGCGGCCGCGGTCTGGGCAGCGGCGAGAACTATACGAAGGTGCTGGAGCCGCTGGCCGACAAGCTGTCGGCCGCACTGGGCGCATCGCGCGCGGCAGTCGACGCCGGCTACGTGCCGAACGATTACCAGGTCGGCCAGACCGGCAAGATCGTCGCGCCGCAGCTTTACATCGCGGTCGGCATCTCGGGTGCGATCCAGCATCTCGCCGGCATGAAGGATTCGAAGGTGATCGTCGCGATCAACAAGGATCCGGAAGCGCCGATCTTCAGCGTGGCCGACTACGGCCTCGTCGGCGACCTGTTCTCGACGGTCCCCGAACTCCACGCCGAACTCGGCTGA
- a CDS encoding acyl-CoA dehydrogenase family protein, producing MDFSLTHEQEMLVSSLRQFVEKELQPHEFAVDRADDVPPELADSIRRKAIELGFYAFNMPESAGGPGLDYVTQALVERELGRTSWALHVFVARPSKILMACKGDQIERYLKPAVRGERVDCFALTEPGAGSDAMGIRTRAVRDGDDYVINGSKHFISHADTADFVILFAVTGEEEVRGQKRKRVTCFLIDKDTPGMTVRRGPHCTSLRGYHQSEIFLTDCRVSTAQILGEEHRGFDLANDWLTAGRVMVAANNIGRAQRAFEMAAEWAATRQQFGKRIGEFQGTSFKLADMQTEIRAAELVTLYTAQKLDLGTMTDGDAALAKLLATETLGRVTDHAVQIYGGMGLMDELPIERFWRDARIERIWEGTSEIQRHILSKEILRRYS from the coding sequence ATGGATTTTTCGCTGACCCATGAGCAGGAAATGCTGGTGTCGTCGCTGCGTCAGTTCGTCGAAAAGGAACTGCAGCCCCATGAATTCGCGGTCGACCGCGCGGACGACGTGCCGCCCGAACTCGCCGATTCGATCCGCCGCAAGGCGATCGAGCTCGGCTTCTACGCGTTCAACATGCCCGAAAGCGCCGGCGGCCCGGGCCTCGACTACGTGACGCAGGCACTCGTCGAGCGCGAGCTCGGTCGCACGAGCTGGGCGCTGCACGTGTTCGTCGCGCGGCCGAGCAAGATCCTGATGGCGTGCAAGGGCGACCAGATCGAGCGCTACCTGAAACCGGCCGTGCGCGGCGAGCGCGTGGACTGCTTCGCGCTGACCGAGCCGGGCGCCGGTTCCGACGCGATGGGCATCCGCACGCGCGCGGTGCGCGACGGCGACGACTACGTGATCAACGGCAGCAAGCACTTCATCAGCCACGCGGATACGGCCGATTTCGTGATCCTGTTCGCCGTCACCGGCGAGGAGGAGGTGCGCGGCCAGAAGCGCAAGCGCGTGACCTGCTTCCTGATCGACAAGGACACGCCGGGGATGACCGTGCGGCGCGGCCCGCACTGCACGAGCCTGCGCGGCTACCACCAGTCGGAGATCTTCCTGACCGACTGCCGCGTCAGCACCGCGCAGATCCTCGGCGAAGAACATCGCGGCTTCGATCTCGCGAACGACTGGCTGACCGCGGGCCGCGTGATGGTCGCGGCCAACAACATCGGCCGCGCGCAGCGCGCGTTCGAGATGGCCGCCGAATGGGCGGCGACGCGCCAGCAGTTCGGCAAGCGCATCGGCGAATTCCAGGGCACGTCGTTCAAGCTCGCCGACATGCAGACCGAGATCCGCGCGGCGGAACTCGTCACGCTGTACACCGCGCAGAAGCTCGACCTGGGCACGATGACCGACGGCGACGCCGCGCTCGCGAAGCTGCTGGCGACCGAAACGCTCGGCCGCGTGACCGATCACGCGGTGCAGATCTACGGCGGCATGGGGCTGATGGACGAACTGCCGATCGAGCGCTTCTGGCGCGATGCGCGCATCGAGCGCATCTGGGAAGGCACGTCCGAGATCCAGCGGCATATCCTGTCCAAGGAAATCCTCCGACGCTACAGCTGA
- a CDS encoding MarC family protein, producing MTLTSSDVLLFLTGLLTLFCPPVAIPMYAAVTGHFPDTTQRQIAFRLFAWIATLMVGAVWGGQFLLRMLGLTLGALTLTGGLVLCLWSIPMMRGTANDERSGGDTRLEYAQWRNYIAVPLIFPLSIGSAVMSLVITTATRFHTPADLLALSAACVLHACVIGLTYACSASWCRRLGEIGRTLVERLSGIVLTAIAFQMLAQGVRELLPGLAH from the coding sequence ATGACCCTGACGTCGAGCGACGTGCTGCTGTTCCTGACGGGCCTGCTGACGCTGTTCTGTCCGCCCGTCGCGATCCCGATGTACGCGGCGGTCACCGGGCATTTCCCGGACACAACGCAGCGGCAGATCGCGTTCAGGCTGTTCGCGTGGATCGCGACGCTGATGGTCGGCGCGGTATGGGGCGGGCAGTTCCTGCTGCGCATGCTCGGCCTGACGCTCGGCGCATTGACGCTGACGGGCGGCCTCGTGCTGTGCCTGTGGTCGATCCCGATGATGCGCGGGACGGCGAACGACGAGCGCAGCGGCGGCGACACGCGGCTCGAGTATGCGCAATGGCGCAACTACATCGCGGTGCCGCTGATCTTCCCGCTGTCGATCGGCAGCGCGGTGATGTCGCTCGTGATCACGACCGCGACGCGCTTCCATACGCCGGCCGACCTGCTGGCATTGAGCGCCGCCTGCGTGCTGCATGCCTGCGTGATCGGGCTCACGTATGCGTGCTCGGCGTCGTGGTGCCGCCGGCTCGGCGAGATCGGTCGGACGCTGGTCGAGCGCTTGTCCGGCATCGTGCTGACCGCGATCGCGTTCCAGATGCTCGCGCAGGGTGTCCGCGAACTGTTGCCGGGGCTCGCGCATTGA
- a CDS encoding ABC transporter ATP-binding protein: MSAVMETSAGVEEGRPGAHAVRAEPAGRTASGAGLQIDRVSKRYGSVHALRETTLDIPHGEFLTILGPSGSGKTTLLTIVAGFEHPSTGDLRVGGRSIVALPPEKRNFGMVFQGYALFPHMTVEQNVAYPLMVRKQKGPDAVKRVKAALDLVRLGHLASRLPRQLSGGQQQRVAIARALVFDPDLVLLDEPLGALDRKLRGEVQVELKALHERLGATFLFVTHDQEEALSMSDRIAIMRDGRLEQIGTPDGLYEQPANRFVADFLGKSNFIEGVALGGDAAATHYRVGDARFVAPACGARPDDTLLFALRPEKVGVSAASCGGAHNEVAGRIRHWSYFGSSYRFEIETAALGCVTADVPAWRGLASPRTGMDVFVQWERDATCRIASD, encoded by the coding sequence ATGAGCGCGGTGATGGAGACGTCGGCAGGTGTGGAGGAGGGCAGGCCCGGTGCGCATGCGGTTCGTGCGGAACCGGCGGGGCGCACGGCGAGCGGCGCGGGCCTGCAGATCGACCGCGTGTCGAAGCGCTACGGCAGCGTGCATGCGCTGCGGGAAACGACGCTCGACATTCCGCACGGCGAATTCCTGACGATCCTCGGGCCGTCGGGTTCCGGCAAGACGACGCTGCTGACGATCGTCGCGGGGTTCGAGCACCCGAGCACCGGCGACCTGCGCGTCGGCGGCCGCAGCATCGTCGCGTTGCCGCCCGAGAAGCGCAATTTCGGGATGGTGTTCCAGGGTTATGCGCTGTTTCCGCACATGACGGTCGAGCAGAACGTCGCGTATCCGCTGATGGTGCGCAAGCAGAAGGGGCCCGACGCGGTGAAGCGCGTGAAGGCCGCGCTCGATCTGGTGCGGCTCGGCCATCTCGCGAGCCGTTTGCCGCGCCAGTTGTCCGGCGGCCAGCAGCAGCGCGTCGCGATCGCGCGCGCGCTGGTGTTCGATCCCGATCTCGTACTGCTCGACGAGCCGCTCGGCGCGCTCGACCGCAAGCTGCGCGGCGAGGTGCAGGTCGAACTCAAGGCACTGCACGAGCGGCTCGGCGCGACGTTCCTGTTCGTCACGCACGACCAGGAGGAAGCGCTGTCGATGTCGGACCGTATCGCGATCATGCGCGACGGCCGGCTCGAACAGATCGGTACGCCTGACGGGCTGTACGAACAACCGGCCAACCGCTTCGTCGCCGATTTCCTCGGCAAGAGCAACTTCATCGAAGGTGTCGCGCTCGGCGGCGATGCCGCGGCGACGCACTATCGCGTCGGCGATGCGCGTTTCGTCGCGCCCGCGTGCGGCGCGCGGCCGGACGACACGCTGCTGTTCGCGCTGCGGCCGGAGAAGGTCGGCGTGTCGGCGGCATCGTGCGGCGGCGCGCACAACGAAGTGGCCGGCCGGATTCGCCACTGGAGCTATTTCGGTTCGTCGTACCGCTTCGAGATCGAGACCGCGGCGCTCGGCTGCGTGACCGCCGACGTGCCCGCATGGCGCGGGCTCGCGTCGCCGCGCACCGGCATGGACGTGTTCGTGCAGTGGGAGCGCGACGCCACGTGCCGGATCGCGTCGGACTGA
- a CDS encoding ABC transporter permease, producing MKTRLTAGRALVICIAWAAILFLMLPLLVSVPVSLTPSDYLSMPDGALSLRHYRVLLDDDGWVSSFLQSGLIALVSSALSVTLGTLCAIGLWKVASRRGELVRGVILFPLIVPPIVSALAFYRLWGELGMLDSYPAVILSHVVLSVPYVVVAVSASLATVGLRIEQASRSLGANLSQTLRYVILPSIRPGVLSAAVFAFILSWDELVVTLFISSRGVYTLPRRMWDGMRENVDPAIASVSTLLLAATCVAIGLSLLRRRAAGSV from the coding sequence ATGAAGACCAGACTGACGGCCGGACGCGCGCTGGTGATCTGCATCGCATGGGCCGCGATCCTGTTCCTGATGCTGCCGCTGCTCGTGTCGGTGCCCGTGTCGCTGACGCCGAGCGACTACCTGTCGATGCCGGACGGCGCGCTGTCGCTGCGGCACTACCGCGTGCTGCTCGATGACGACGGCTGGGTGTCGAGCTTCCTGCAGAGCGGGCTGATCGCGCTCGTTTCGTCGGCGCTCTCGGTGACGCTCGGCACCTTGTGTGCGATCGGCTTGTGGAAGGTCGCATCGCGGCGCGGCGAGCTCGTGCGCGGCGTGATCCTGTTTCCGCTGATCGTGCCGCCGATCGTGTCGGCGCTCGCGTTCTACCGGCTGTGGGGCGAGCTCGGGATGCTCGACAGCTATCCGGCGGTGATCCTGTCGCATGTCGTGCTGTCGGTGCCTTACGTGGTCGTCGCGGTATCCGCATCGCTCGCGACGGTCGGCCTGCGGATCGAGCAGGCGTCGCGCAGCCTCGGCGCGAACCTGTCGCAGACGCTGCGCTACGTGATCCTGCCGTCGATCCGGCCCGGCGTGCTGTCGGCGGCCGTGTTCGCGTTCATCCTGTCGTGGGACGAACTGGTCGTCACGCTGTTCATTTCGAGCCGGGGCGTCTACACGCTGCCGCGCCGCATGTGGGACGGGATGCGCGAGAACGTCGATCCGGCGATCGCGTCGGTCTCCACGCTGTTGCTGGCCGCCACCTGTGTCGCGATCGGCCTGTCGCTGCTGCGCAGGCGCGCGGCCGGGTCCGTCTGA
- a CDS encoding electron transfer flavoprotein subunit beta/FixA family protein, whose amino-acid sequence MKVLVAVKRVVDYNVKVRVKSDNTGVDIANVKMSMNPFDEIAVEEAVRLKEAGVATEVIAVSVGVTQAQETLRTTLAIGADRAILVESNDSVEPLAVAKILKALVDREQPSLVILGKQAIDDDSNQTGQMLAALAGLPQATFASKVVIADGRATVAREVDGGAETLSLQLPAAVTTDLRLNEPRYVTLPNIMKAKKKPLEIVKPEDLGVDVTPRLKTLKVVEPPKRAAGVKVPDVKTLVERLKTEAKVL is encoded by the coding sequence ATCAAGGTACTGGTGGCAGTGAAGCGGGTGGTCGATTACAACGTGAAGGTCCGCGTGAAGTCGGACAACACGGGTGTCGACATCGCGAACGTGAAGATGTCGATGAACCCGTTCGACGAAATCGCCGTTGAGGAAGCCGTGCGCCTGAAGGAAGCGGGCGTCGCGACCGAAGTGATCGCCGTGTCGGTGGGCGTCACGCAGGCGCAGGAAACGCTGCGCACGACGTTGGCGATCGGCGCGGATCGAGCAATCCTCGTCGAGTCGAACGACAGCGTCGAGCCGCTGGCCGTCGCGAAGATCCTGAAGGCGCTGGTCGACCGGGAGCAGCCTTCGCTCGTGATCCTCGGCAAGCAGGCGATCGACGACGATTCGAACCAGACGGGCCAGATGCTGGCCGCGCTGGCAGGCCTGCCGCAAGCGACGTTCGCGTCGAAGGTGGTGATCGCCGACGGCCGCGCGACGGTTGCGCGCGAAGTCGACGGCGGCGCGGAAACGCTGTCGCTTCAACTGCCTGCCGCGGTCACCACGGACCTGCGCCTGAACGAGCCGCGCTACGTGACGCTGCCGAACATCATGAAGGCGAAGAAGAAGCCGCTGGAAATCGTGAAGCCGGAAGACCTGGGCGTGGATGTGACGCCGCGTCTGAAGACGCTGAAGGTGGTCGAGCCGCCGAAGCGCGCAGCCGGCGTGAAGGTGCCGGACGTGAAGACGCTGGTCGAGAGGCTGAAGACCGAAGCCAAGGTGCTGTAA
- a CDS encoding ABC transporter permease, whose protein sequence is MNTLSSPVAGAAPLGRAKADRYWLLVVPLLAVLIVLYVYPLVRVLWLGFAVPEPGLHNYARLLENHGVHRVLWTTLRVCAVTTVCSVALGYAIAYAMAHVGPRQRMALMFGLLVPFWASVLVRAFSWLFLLGEQGLVNTLLMRIGLIDAPLPLMRNEIGVVIGMIHFMIPYAVLPLYANMKGIDPQLARASQGLGAGALVTFRKVYFPQTRPGIVGAAILVFIFSLGFYVTPVILGGGRTVMIAEYISTQILQLMNWGSGAALASLLLASILAALALLARFVDLRELFGAR, encoded by the coding sequence ATGAATACCCTGTCTTCCCCTGTCGCGGGCGCCGCCCCGCTCGGCCGCGCGAAAGCCGACCGCTACTGGCTGCTCGTCGTGCCGCTGCTCGCGGTGCTGATCGTGCTGTACGTGTATCCGCTCGTGCGCGTGCTGTGGCTCGGCTTCGCGGTACCGGAACCCGGCCTGCACAACTACGCGCGGCTGCTGGAAAACCACGGCGTGCACCGCGTGCTGTGGACGACGCTGCGCGTGTGCGCGGTCACGACCGTGTGCTCGGTCGCGCTCGGCTACGCGATCGCGTATGCGATGGCGCACGTCGGGCCGCGCCAGCGGATGGCGCTGATGTTCGGGCTGCTCGTGCCGTTCTGGGCGTCGGTGCTGGTGCGCGCGTTCTCGTGGCTGTTCCTGCTCGGCGAGCAGGGGCTCGTCAACACGCTGCTGATGCGCATCGGGCTGATCGACGCGCCGCTGCCGCTGATGCGCAACGAGATCGGCGTCGTGATCGGGATGATCCACTTCATGATCCCGTATGCGGTGCTGCCGCTATACGCGAACATGAAAGGCATCGACCCGCAGCTCGCGCGCGCGTCGCAGGGGCTCGGCGCGGGCGCGCTCGTCACGTTCCGCAAGGTGTATTTCCCGCAGACGCGGCCGGGCATCGTCGGCGCGGCGATCCTCGTGTTCATCTTCTCGCTCGGCTTCTACGTGACGCCGGTGATTCTCGGCGGCGGCCGCACGGTGATGATCGCCGAATACATCAGCACGCAGATCCTGCAGCTCATGAACTGGGGCAGCGGGGCGGCGCTCGCGTCGCTGCTGCTCGCGTCGATCCTGGCCGCGCTCGCGCTGCTCGCGCGTTTCGTCGACCTGCGCGAGCTGTTCGGCGCGCGCTGA
- a CDS encoding enoyl-CoA hydratase/isomerase family protein yields the protein MRIEDIRIERHDGVVTLRLNRPAKRNSLARPHLDFLRDTLDALANDPAVRCLVLTGTGSAFCAGADVDEWAEAERNGELDTYGWSERAHRFVQALAAFPRPTVAALNGSTVGAGTDIGFACDFRIASTAATLRCGYTGMGYSPDMGGSWFLPRLARPDVVRRFIFLNERWSAQDALAAGLVSEVVDADAFAQHVAAFAARLAQGPSVAFGHAKALLAQSLTHTLAEQLCGELAACVACGHSEDGKEALRASVEGRAPHFVGR from the coding sequence ATGCGCATCGAGGACATCCGAATCGAACGGCACGACGGCGTCGTGACCCTTCGCCTGAACCGCCCGGCGAAGCGCAATTCGCTCGCGCGGCCGCATCTCGACTTTCTTCGCGACACGCTCGACGCGCTCGCGAACGACCCGGCCGTGCGCTGCCTCGTGCTGACCGGCACGGGCAGCGCGTTCTGCGCGGGCGCGGACGTCGACGAATGGGCCGAGGCCGAGCGCAACGGCGAACTCGACACCTACGGGTGGAGCGAGCGCGCGCACCGGTTCGTGCAAGCGCTGGCGGCCTTTCCGCGCCCCACCGTCGCGGCGCTGAACGGCTCGACGGTCGGCGCGGGCACCGACATCGGCTTCGCCTGCGACTTCCGCATCGCGAGCACGGCCGCGACGCTGCGCTGCGGCTATACGGGAATGGGCTACAGCCCCGACATGGGCGGAAGCTGGTTCCTGCCGCGTCTCGCGCGGCCCGACGTCGTGCGCCGCTTCATCTTCCTGAACGAACGCTGGAGCGCGCAGGACGCGCTCGCGGCCGGCCTCGTGTCCGAAGTCGTCGACGCCGACGCGTTCGCGCAGCACGTCGCCGCCTTCGCCGCGCGTCTCGCGCAAGGGCCGAGCGTCGCGTTCGGGCATGCCAAGGCGCTGCTCGCGCAGTCGCTCACGCACACCCTCGCCGAGCAGTTGTGCGGCGAGCTGGCAGCCTGCGTCGCTTGCGGTCACAGCGAGGATGGCAAGGAAGCACTTCGCGCGTCGGTCGAGGGGCGCGCACCTCATTTTGTCGGGAGATGA
- a CDS encoding ABC transporter substrate-binding protein, producing the protein MTNRCLQDLLDQARELQTATSQRRRDFLRLCAAAGLAPTLLAAGAKDALAANPKEIVLSAWGGEARSAFRSAYMDPFTKASGIRMGYDSSPEDGKIKAMVENRNVIWDVMDLDGFAAIKLGKQGFLRPIEYSVVGRNALPGLASDFGVPSYLLSYVLVYDARKFGANPPRNWADFWNVGKFPGKRGLWKWMGGALEAALMADGVDKDKVYPIDVPRALKKLKELRSNLLLWDSGADSLQLLRNGEVSMACIWHTRANVLQRESSGRFRYTWEQGLASCDVWGVPKNNPSGDAVWQFIKFVQGVEPQVRLLSLLGNGPVTPAATAAVPQALRADNPGTPENWAKQCKVNPEWWAQHYEATLAQYTDLMSS; encoded by the coding sequence ATGACGAACCGCTGTCTGCAGGACCTGCTCGACCAAGCGCGCGAGCTTCAAACCGCGACATCGCAGCGCCGCCGCGACTTCCTCCGGCTGTGCGCGGCCGCCGGCCTCGCGCCGACGCTACTGGCGGCGGGCGCGAAGGATGCGCTGGCCGCGAATCCGAAGGAGATCGTGCTCAGCGCGTGGGGCGGCGAGGCGCGCTCCGCGTTCCGCTCCGCTTACATGGACCCGTTCACGAAGGCGAGCGGGATCAGGATGGGCTACGACTCGTCGCCGGAGGACGGCAAGATCAAGGCGATGGTCGAGAACAGGAACGTGATCTGGGACGTGATGGATCTCGACGGCTTTGCGGCGATCAAGCTCGGCAAGCAGGGGTTCCTGCGGCCGATCGAATATTCGGTCGTCGGCCGCAATGCGTTGCCGGGGCTCGCATCGGATTTCGGCGTGCCGTCGTACCTGCTGAGCTACGTGCTCGTCTACGACGCGCGCAAGTTCGGCGCGAATCCGCCGAGGAACTGGGCCGATTTCTGGAACGTCGGCAAGTTTCCGGGCAAGCGCGGGCTGTGGAAGTGGATGGGCGGCGCGCTCGAGGCCGCGCTGATGGCCGACGGCGTCGACAAGGACAAGGTCTACCCGATCGACGTGCCGCGCGCGCTGAAGAAGCTCAAGGAACTGCGCTCGAACCTGCTGCTGTGGGATTCCGGTGCGGACAGCCTGCAACTGCTGCGCAACGGCGAAGTCAGCATGGCGTGTATCTGGCATACGCGCGCGAACGTGCTGCAGCGCGAAAGCAGCGGGCGGTTCCGCTATACGTGGGAGCAGGGGCTCGCGTCGTGCGACGTGTGGGGCGTGCCGAAGAACAATCCGTCGGGCGACGCCGTCTGGCAGTTCATCAAGTTCGTGCAGGGCGTCGAGCCGCAGGTGCGCCTGCTGTCGCTGCTCGGCAACGGGCCGGTGACGCCGGCCGCGACGGCCGCCGTGCCGCAGGCGCTGCGCGCGGACAATCCCGGCACGCCCGAGAACTGGGCGAAGCAGTGCAAGGTGAATCCCGAGTGGTGGGCGCAGCATTACGAAGCGACGCTCGCGCAGTACACCGACCTGATGTCGTCCTAA
- a CDS encoding NAD(P)H-dependent oxidoreductase, translated as MKVLIVHAHPEPQSFTTSMLHRAVSTLEAQGHTVTVSDLYAMQWNPVASAADFGVRKNPDYLVYALEQRENVAAHAIAPDIAAELDKLVACDLLILSFPLFWCSMPAIMKGWVDRVLVSGKVYGGARFYDRGGMRGKRALLAYTCGGRDYMFGADGVHGEMDLMLRHVLRGTLGYAGFDVLPSFVGYHVPYIGDAERAAVLERYDAYLAQLDRLEPMAFPTLDDFDGDMRPRERAPQEAAQD; from the coding sequence ATGAAAGTCCTGATCGTTCACGCCCATCCCGAACCGCAGTCGTTCACGACGTCGATGCTGCACCGCGCGGTGAGCACGCTCGAAGCGCAGGGGCATACCGTGACGGTGTCCGACCTGTACGCAATGCAGTGGAACCCGGTCGCGAGCGCGGCCGATTTCGGCGTGCGGAAGAATCCGGACTATCTCGTCTATGCGCTGGAGCAGCGCGAAAACGTCGCCGCGCACGCGATCGCGCCCGACATCGCCGCCGAACTCGACAAGCTGGTCGCGTGCGATCTGCTGATCCTGAGTTTCCCGCTGTTCTGGTGCTCGATGCCGGCGATCATGAAGGGCTGGGTCGACCGCGTGCTCGTGTCGGGCAAGGTATACGGCGGCGCGCGCTTCTACGATCGCGGCGGGATGCGCGGCAAGCGCGCGCTGCTCGCCTATACGTGCGGCGGCCGCGACTACATGTTCGGCGCGGACGGCGTGCACGGCGAGATGGACCTGATGCTGCGCCACGTGCTGCGCGGCACGCTCGGCTATGCGGGTTTCGACGTGCTGCCGTCGTTCGTCGGCTATCACGTGCCGTATATCGGCGACGCCGAGCGCGCGGCCGTGCTCGAACGGTACGACGCCTACCTGGCGCAGCTCGACCGGCTCGAGCCGATGGCGTTTCCGACGCTCGACGATTTCGACGGCGACATGCGGCCACGCGAACGTGCGCCGCAGGAAGCCGCGCAGGACTGA
- a CDS encoding 5-guanidino-2-oxopentanoate decarboxylase: MKTVGMYLVDLLAAYGVDTVFGIPGVHTIELYRGLAGSALRHVSARHEQGLGFMADGYARATGKPGVCFVITGPGMTNIATSMAQAYADSIPMLVISSVNASGDIGSGNGHLHELPDQHAFAENVATFSYTVPRADALPQAIARAFAVFSGGRPRPVHIQIPLDVLAAPAAALPPVPAAPPRIAPGPASAHGIDAFRAKAVAARAPLILAGGGALDAADDVRWLAETLDAPVVMTINGRGVLPPAHPLGIAWSASSDAVRALMRDSDLIVALGTELGPTDYDLYATRSFAMPAPLVRIDIDPQQLCRNAVPALPLLGDVGETVRALRRIWPADAPARTDGDGIERAARCRAAAQQELNDEMRRDLALLDSVRDALPDAAIVGDSTRIVYAGNVGFAAPRPRSWFNASVGFGSLGYGLPAAVGASIGDASRPVVCVAGDGGFQYTLAELGTAVEHRARVIVVLLNNGGYGEIKRAMVDGGVEPVGVDLHTPDFVAIARAYGWGAQRVEEGTSLAGALSEAAAHDAPYLIEIRAA; this comes from the coding sequence ATGAAAACAGTAGGCATGTACCTCGTCGACCTGCTCGCCGCCTACGGCGTCGATACGGTGTTCGGCATTCCCGGCGTGCATACGATCGAGCTGTACCGCGGCCTGGCCGGCAGCGCGCTGCGTCACGTGAGCGCGCGCCACGAGCAGGGCCTCGGCTTCATGGCGGACGGCTATGCGCGCGCGACCGGCAAGCCCGGCGTGTGTTTCGTGATCACCGGGCCCGGCATGACCAACATCGCGACGTCGATGGCGCAGGCCTATGCGGATTCGATTCCGATGCTGGTCATCTCGAGCGTCAACGCGTCCGGCGACATCGGTTCGGGCAACGGCCATCTGCACGAATTGCCGGACCAGCATGCATTCGCGGAAAACGTCGCCACGTTCAGCTACACGGTGCCGCGCGCCGACGCGCTGCCGCAGGCGATCGCGCGCGCATTCGCGGTGTTTTCGGGCGGCCGCCCGCGCCCCGTGCATATCCAGATTCCCCTCGACGTGCTCGCGGCGCCGGCCGCTGCATTGCCGCCCGTGCCGGCCGCGCCGCCGCGCATCGCGCCGGGCCCCGCGTCGGCCCACGGCATCGACGCATTCCGCGCGAAGGCGGTTGCCGCGCGCGCGCCGCTGATCCTCGCGGGCGGCGGCGCGCTCGACGCGGCCGACGACGTGCGCTGGCTCGCGGAAACGCTCGACGCGCCGGTCGTGATGACGATCAACGGGCGCGGTGTGCTGCCGCCCGCGCATCCGCTCGGCATCGCGTGGTCGGCGTCGAGCGACGCGGTGCGCGCGCTGATGCGCGACAGCGACCTGATCGTTGCGCTCGGCACCGAGTTGGGGCCGACCGACTACGATCTGTACGCGACGCGCAGCTTCGCGATGCCCGCGCCGCTTGTGCGGATCGACATCGATCCGCAGCAGTTGTGCCGCAACGCGGTGCCCGCGCTGCCGCTGCTCGGCGACGTCGGCGAAACCGTGCGCGCACTCCGGCGCATCTGGCCGGCCGATGCGCCCGCGCGCACGGACGGCGACGGCATCGAACGCGCGGCGAGGTGCCGCGCGGCGGCGCAGCAGGAACTGAACGACGAGATGCGGCGCGACCTCGCGCTGCTCGACAGCGTGCGCGACGCGTTGCCCGATGCGGCGATCGTCGGCGATTCGACGCGCATCGTCTACGCGGGCAACGTCGGTTTCGCGGCGCCGCGCCCGCGCAGCTGGTTCAACGCGTCGGTGGGATTCGGCTCGCTCGGCTACGGGCTGCCGGCCGCCGTGGGCGCGAGCATCGGCGACGCGTCGCGTCCGGTCGTCTGCGTGGCCGGCGACGGCGGGTTCCAGTACACGCTCGCGGAGCTCGGCACCGCGGTGGAGCATCGCGCGCGCGTGATCGTCGTGCTGCTGAACAACGGCGGGTACGGGGAGATCAAGCGCGCGATGGTCGACGGCGGCGTCGAGCCGGTCGGCGTGGATCTGCACACGCCGGATTTCGTCGCGATCGCGCGCGCGTACGGATGGGGCGCGCAGCGGGTCGAAGAGGGGACATCGCTGGCCGGTGCGCTGAGCGAAGCGGCTGCCCACGACGCGCCGTACCTGATCGAGATCCGCGCGGCCTGA